A region from the Cannabis sativa cultivar Pink pepper isolate KNU-18-1 chromosome 9, ASM2916894v1, whole genome shotgun sequence genome encodes:
- the LOC115699800 gene encoding uncharacterized protein LOC115699800, with the protein MEHISSNKAQAFFVDGPGGIGKTFLYRALLATVRSRNLVALATTSSGVAASILPGGRTAHSRFKLPLDANETTSCSVSKQSSLANLLRASKLIIWDEAPMTRKQHIEALDKMLRDINDSDTPFGGKVIIFGGDFRQVLPVVRKGTRQEQVNSSLVHSYLWPTFTKFYLIENMRARLDPIFSDYILSVGNGMPPITVNDTLQIPSNMLIPYHDDNTSLNLLIENVFHNIHHYPENVSTMMNRAILTPKNSFVDEINLMLIARFPGEAHHYYSRVEAIDSTEQSVMEDFLNTLTPNGLPPHELQLKRNCPIMLLRNINPSDGLCNGTRLICRAFEPNVIDAEIAVGHHRGKRVFIPRIPFLPNVDENSGFPFKRTQFPIRLSFAMTINKSQGQTLDYVGVYLPQPVFSHGQLYVALSRAKTSSTVRVLIRPVTTGQHDKDYTKNIVYTELLELSSSN; encoded by the coding sequence ATGGAACATATTTCATCAAACAAAGCACAAGCGTTCTTCGTAGACGGACCAGGAGGGATAGGAAAAACATTCTTATACAGAGCTCTATTAGCAACAGTAAGATCGAGAAACCTTGTGGCACTTGCAACTACTTCATCGGGTGTTGCCGCTTCCATTCTCCCAGGGGGTCGTACAGCACATTCACGTTTTAAGCTTCCACTTGATGCCAACGAAACAACCTCATGTTCCGTTAGCAAACAAAGTTCTCTTGCAAACCTTCTACGAgcatcaaaattaataatatgggATGAGGCTCCAATGACAAGAAAACAACACATAGAAGCATTGGATAAAATGCTACGAGACATAAATGATTCGGACACACCTTTTGGTGGAAAGGTAATTATTTTTGGAGGAGATTTTAGACAGGTATTACCTGTTGTCCGAAAAGGAACAAGACAGGAGCAGGTAAATTCTAGCTTGGTTCACTCATACTTGTGGCCCACCTTCACCAAGTTCtacctaattgaaaatatgagAGCAAGACTGGACCCAATATTCTCTGATTACATATTGTCGGTCGGCAATGGAATGCCACCGATCACCGTCAATGACACCTTACAAATCCCAAGTAATATGCTCATTCCTTATCACGACGACAACACATCTTTAAACCTCCTAATAGAAAATGTCTTCCACAACATCCATCACTACCCAGAAAATGTGTCTACCATGATGAATCGAGCTATATTAACACCAAAGAACTCTTTTGTCGATGAAATTAATTTGATGTTAATTGCACGTTTCCCGGGAGAAGCACATCACTACTACAGTCGAGTTGAGGCTATAGATAGCACCGAGCAATCAGTTATGGAAGATTTCTTAAACACTCTTACACCAAACGGCCTTCCTCCACATGAATTGCAACTAAAGAGGAATTGTCCAATAATGTTACTTAGAAACATTAATCCTTCAGATGGACTCTGCAATGGAACCCGTTTAATTTGTCGAGCATTTGAACCAAATGTGATAGATGCTGAAATTGCTGTAGGACACCATAGAGGAAAAAGAGTCTTTATACCAAGAATACCATTCTTACCCAATGTGGATGAAAATAGCGGCTTTCCATTTAAACGAACACAATTCCCCATAAGATTAAGTTTTGCTATGACAATAAACAAATCGCAAGGCCAAACGTTAGATTATGTTGGAGTTTATTTGCCACAACCTGTTTTTTCACACGGTCAGTTATATGTGGCATTGTCAAGGGCAAAAACATCGTCTACAGTGCGTGTATTAATACGACCTGTGACCACAGGCCAGCACGATAAGGACTACACCAAAAACATAGTCTACACAGAGTTATTAGAATTATCAAGTTCAAACTAA
- the LOC133031476 gene encoding uncharacterized protein LOC133031476 — translation MSRLDYYRNEQQHIRSELYKGIVDTVTLGERDASNVGKRIILQSSCIGGPRDMRKRYMEAMALVQRYGKPDIFLTMTCNPNWKEITNELSQHEEAQNRPDLVARVFHAKLEELKDKLFKREIFGKVAAYVYVIEHQKRGLPHAHFLIILQGDWRLHAPEYFDEIVSAEIPDKNTNMHLHNAVVKHMMHGPCGDLNRSNVCMKGNPPRCKSNYPKNYAPFTSVGNDCFPIYRRRNNGTHVKDVKYLYKYIYKGHDRVAFNLVSEPRNDEVDEIHQFQMARWIAAPEAMWRIYGFIVNEMYPSVYSLHLHLEHQHPVTFRADQDLSNIATSEHFKKSMLTEFFVLNRTDQNANALPYKQIPESYVWNQQHKIWSTRRKKTVIGRIVTTNPFEGERYYLRILLNHVRGPLSFEDLRTVNGVLAPTYREAATMLGLLQRDNCLEDCLHEASLYQAPSSLRQLFATILVYCNPTNPRDLWEHYEEEMSADLKSEEDSLSIVRNKVLKSISSTIESMGKDINSYQLLDEDISFDDDEEFQSREINDELGVEYPKKI, via the exons ATGTCAAGATTAGACTATTACAGAAATGAGCAACAACATATTCGGTCTGAGTTATATAAAGGTATAGTTGACACAGTAACGCTTGGAGAAAGAGATGCCTCTAATGTTGGCAAAAGGATAATATTGCAATCTTCTTGTATTGGAGGTCCACGAGACATGAGAAAGAGATACATGGAAGCTATGGCTTTGGTTCAGCGATATGGAAAACCGGACATTTTTTTAACGATGACTTGCAACCCAAACTGGAAAGAAATTACCAATGAACTAAGCCAACATGAAGAAGCTCAAAATAGACCCGATTTAGTTGCTCGAGTATTCCATGCCAAACTGGAAGAATTAAAAGACAAATTATTTAAACGTGAAATATTCGGCAAGGTTGCCGCATACGTCTATGTTATTGAGCACCAAAAAAGGGGCCTACCACACGCTCATTTTTTAATTATCCTACAAGGCGATTGGAGATTACATGCACCCGAATATTTTGATGAGATAGTATCAGCGGAGATTCCTGATAAAAATACAAACATGCACTTGCATAACGCTGTTGTGAAACACATGATGCATGGACCATGTGGAGATTTGAATCGATCAAATGTTTGCATGAAGGGCAATCCTCCACGTTGTAAAAGTAATTATCCAAAAAATTATGCACCTTTTACGTCTGTTGGAAATGATTGCTTCCCAATATATAGACGCCGAAACAATGGAACGCACGTGAAG GATGTCAAGTATCTCTACAAGTACATTTATAAGGGTCATGATCGTGTTGCTTTCAACTTAGTATCTGAACCAAGAAATGACGAAGTTGATGAAATTCACCAGTTCCAAATGGCCCGATGGATTGCAGCACCTGAAGCTATGTGGAGAATATATGGGTTTATTGTTAATGAGATGTACCCGTCAGTTTATAGTTTGCATCTGCACCTCGAGCATCAACACCCAGTAACTTTCAGAGCAGATCAAGACCTATCGAACATTGCCACTTCAgaacattttaaaaaatcaatgcTAACAGAATTTTTTGTATTGAATCGAACTGATCAAAATGCAAACGCATTACCATACAAACAAATCCCAGAAAGCTATGTTTGGAACCAACAACACAAGATATGGTCTACTCGAAGAAAAAAAACAGTCATAGGACGTATTGTAACAACAAATCCATTTGAGGGTGAGAGATATTATCTACGCATATTGTTGAACCATGTAAGAGGGCCGTTGTCATTCGAAGATCTAAGGACAGTGAACGGAGTTCTGGCCCCAACGTATCGTGAGGCAGCGACGATGCTTGGGTTGTTACAAAGAGACAACTGCTTGGAAGATTGTTTACATGAAGCATCTCTATACCAAGCGCCTTCGAGTCTGAGACAACTATTCGCAACGATATTAGTTTATTGCAATCCAACGAACCCCAGAGACCTATGGGAACATTACGAGGAAGAAATGTCCGCCGATTTGAAATCTGAAGAAGATTCTCTATCTATTGTGAGAAATAAAGTTCTAAAGTCCATCTCTTCTACAATAGAATCCATGGGAAAAGACATCAATTCCTACCAGCTTCTTGACGAGGACATCTCGTTCGATGACGATGAAGAATTTCAATCTAGAGAAATCAACGATGAATTGGGAGTTGAATACCCGAAGAAGATATAA
- the LOC115722722 gene encoding MDIS1-interacting receptor like kinase 2 gives MSKLHLTLFLFITTILTHHCVKDASAACHVDDESALLSFKSGITADPSGILSSWKKGTDCCSWPGINCRINNRVTELSLVGQPDQPKSFLSGTISPSLAKLRFLSGLYLQDLRNLTGPFPGLLFQLPNIDFVYIENNRLSGRVPENIGDLARLGALSLYGNRFTGTIPSSISKLTQLTQLKLGGNLFTGSFPTVIRNLKNLTLLYLDRNQFSGPLPEIFGSFPELRFLNLSHNKFSGKIPNSISTLYPKLTFLELNHNLFTGKIPDFLGKFKALDTLFLSHNKLSGTVPKTFVNLTKIFNLDLSHNNLTDPFPELKVKGIESLDLSYNNFHLKTIPKWVTTSPIIYSLKLAKCGIKMKLDDWKPSQTHFYDFIDLSENEISGSPIGLLNRTELLVGFWASGNKLKFDLEKLKIVKTLKYLDLSKNLIFGKVPKAVTGVGKLNLSHNHLCGAIPANKFPASVFLGNDCLCGAPLSPCKA, from the coding sequence ATGAGCAAACTTCATCTCACCCTCTTCCTCTTCATCACCACTATTCTCACCCACCACTGTGTCAAAGATGCCTCAGCCGCCTGCCACGTGGATGACGAATCAGCTCTACTGAGCTTCAAATCTGGTATCACAGCTGATCCTTCAGGCATCCTCAGCTCTTGGAAAAAAGGTACTGACTGTTGTTCTTGGCCGGGTATTAACTGTCGGATCAACAACCGGGTCACGGAGCTTTCGTTAGTGGGTCAACCCGATCAACCCAAAAGCTTCTTATCTGGTACAATCTCACCATCTCTTGCAAAGCTCAGATTTTTAAGCGGTCTTTACCTTCAAGATCTTCGAAACCTCACAGGTCCATTTCCGGGTCTGCTTTTTCAGCTACCCAACATAGATTTTGTCTACATTGAGAACAACAGGCTTTCGGGTCGGGTACCTGAAAACATTGGGGATTTAGCCCGTTTAGGTGCCCTTAGCTTATACGGGAATCGATTCACTGGAACGATTCCGAGTTCAATTTCGAAGCTGACTCAGTTAACTCAGCTCAAACTCGGTGGGAATCTCTTCACTGGGTCTTTCCCAACTGTGATCCGAAACCTAAAAAACCTTACTTTATTGTATTTGGATCGAAACCAGTTTTCGGGTCCTTTACCAGAAATTTTCGGGTCATTTCCAGAGCTTAGGTTTCTCAATCTTTCTCACAACAAATTTTCCGGGAAAATCCCAAATTCAATCTCGACCTTGTACCCAAAACTAACTTTCCTGGAGCTAAACCACAATCTTTTCACAGGGAAAATCCCAGATTTTCTAGGAAAATTCAAGGCACTCGATACCCTTTTTCTCTCACACAACAAATTATCAGGAACTGTACCGAAAACCTTTGTGAATCTCACCAAGATATTCAATCTCGACCTTTCTCACAATAATCTCACCGACCCATTTCCTGAATTGAAAGTTAAAGGAATCGAATCACTAGATTTGTCGTACAACAACTTCCATTTGAAAACAATCCCCAAATGGGTCACCACTTCTCCGATCATATATTCTCTGAAACTTGCCAAGTGTGGAATCAAAATGAAGCTCGATGATTGGAAGCCATCGCAGACACATTTCTACGACTTCATCGATCTATCGGAGAACGAGATATCTGGTAGTCCGATCGGGTTACTGAACAGAACGGAATTGTTGGTGGGTTTTTGGGCATCGGGTAACAAATTGAAGTTCGATTTGGAGAAGTTGAAGATAGTGAAGACATTAAAGTATTTGGATTTGTCGAAGAATTTGATTTTTGGGAAAGTTCCTAAGGCTGTTACAGGGGTTGGGAAACTAAATTTGAGTCATAATCATTTGTGTGGAGCTATTCCGGCGAATAAGTTTCCGGCGAGTGTATTTTTGGGGAATGATTGTCTTTGTGGAGCTCCATTGTCACCCTGTAAAGCTTAA
- the LOC115723471 gene encoding uncharacterized protein LOC115723471: MYVFMDHYTILGLPTGKEGAKVTIEEIRKAYKAKALLLHPDKNSHDPKANAKFQRLKCSYDILKDAYARKLFDEQLQMNFEHDEERRKMESDLARNKKKEEKAKAAVAKAKKEARAAEKEAKRAEEVVKAINEAMAAEEAAEKANDEAEAAVIAAEKAKGKSKAAARAAAKAKEEAELAAVAASKAIEEANAAENAATRARARAKAALK; encoded by the exons ATGTATGTTTTCATGGATCACTATACAATTCTTGGGTTGCCAACTGGCAAAGAAGGTGCTAAGGTTACAATAGAAGAGATAAGAAAGGCATATAAAGCAAAGGCCCTATTGTTGCACCCTGATAAAAACTCACATGATCCAAAAGCCAATGCTAAATTCCAGAGGCTCAAGTGTTCATATGACATACTCAAGGATGCCTATGCTCGAAAACTTTTCGATGAGCAGCTACAAATGAATTTTGAACATGATGAGGAGAGAAGGAAGATGGAATCTGATCTTGCTAGA AATAAAAAGAAGGAAGAGAAGGCAAAAGCAGCTGTAGCAAAAGCGAAAAAAGAAGCAAGAGCAGCAGAAAAAGAAGCCAAAAGGGCAGAAGAAGTTGTGAAAGCCATAAATGAAGCAATGGCAGCAGAAGAAGCAGCCGAAAAAGCGAATGATGAAGCGGAAGCAGCTGTAATAGCAGCAGAAAAAGCCAAAGGAAAGTCTAAAGCAGCAGCAAGAGCTGCAGCGAAAGCCAAAGAAGAAGCGGAATTAGCAGCAGTAGCAGCCTCAAAAGCCATTGAAGAAGCAAATGCAGCAGAAAATGCTGCAACAAGAGCAAGAGCAAGAGCAAAAGCAGCACTGAAGTGA